In the genome of Streptomyces violaceoruber, the window GGGCGCGTTCCCGTCGTCACCCCTCATTCCTGGAGTCCCGCGATGGCCACTCCCCTGTCCGACACCCCTCTGTCCCCGCTCCGCACCGTCGCCGTCGTCGGCCTCGGCACCATGGGCACCGGCATCGCCGAGATCCTGGCCGGGGCCGGCCGCGAGGTCGTCGGCATCGACGTCAGCGAGGCGCAGGCCGTCAAGGCGGTCGCCGCGCTGGAGTCCTCCACCGCCCGTGCCGTCGAGCGCGGCCGGCTGACCGAGGAGGAGCGCGCCGCCGCCCTGGGCCGCGTCCGCACCTCCACCGACCTGCGGGCGGCCGCCGGCGCCGACCTGGTGATCGAGGTGGTCCCGGAGTCGTACGAGATCAAGCAGCGGGTCTTGAGGGAGCTGGACGGGATCGTGCGTCCGGAGGCGATCCTGGCGACCGGCACCAACGCGCTGTCCGTCACGCGGCTGGCCGCCGACTCGGCCCGCCCGGAGCGGGTGCTCGGCCTGCACTTCTTCAACCCGGCACCGGCCATGAAGCTGGTCGAGGTCGTCTCCTCGGTGCTGACCGCGCCCGCCGCCGTCACGGCCGTCACCGACCTCGCCCTGGACCTCGGCAAGGAGCCGGTCGCGGTCGGGGACCGGCCCGGGTTCGTCGCGGACGGGCTGCTGTTCGGCTACCTCAACCAGGCCGCCGCGATGTACGAGGCGAACTACGCCTCCCGCGAGGACATCGACGCCGCGATGCGGCTCGGCTGCGGCCTGCCGATGGGACCGCTGGCCCTGCTCGACCTGGTGGGCGTGGACACCGCGCGCACGGTCCTGGAGGCCATGTACGCCGCCTCCCGCGACCGGCTGCACGCCCCCGCGCCGATCCTCAGGCAGCTCAGCGAGGCGGGCCTGACGGGGCGCAAGGCGGGGCGCGGCTTCTACACCTACGAGGCGCCCGGCAGCGCGGTCGTGGTGCCGGACGCGCTGACCCCGGCCAGGGGCGGCAACGCGGTCGCCGGACGGCCGGTGCGCGCGGTGGGCGTGGCCGGTTCGGGCACCATGGCGTCCGGCATCGCGGAGGTGTTCGCCAAGGCCGGGTACGCGGTGGTGCTGGCCGCCCGCAGCGCGGAGAAGGCGCAGACGGCCAAGGCCCGGATCGGGAAGTCCCTGTCCCGGTCGGTGGACAAGGGACGCATGACCGCGGAGGCGGCCGCGCGGACGCTGGAGCTGATCACGCCGACGGGCA includes:
- a CDS encoding 3-hydroxyacyl-CoA dehydrogenase family protein — its product is MATPLSDTPLSPLRTVAVVGLGTMGTGIAEILAGAGREVVGIDVSEAQAVKAVAALESSTARAVERGRLTEEERAAALGRVRTSTDLRAAAGADLVIEVVPESYEIKQRVLRELDGIVRPEAILATGTNALSVTRLAADSARPERVLGLHFFNPAPAMKLVEVVSSVLTAPAAVTAVTDLALDLGKEPVAVGDRPGFVADGLLFGYLNQAAAMYEANYASREDIDAAMRLGCGLPMGPLALLDLVGVDTARTVLEAMYAASRDRLHAPAPILRQLSEAGLTGRKAGRGFYTYEAPGSAVVVPDALTPARGGNAVAGRPVRAVGVAGSGTMASGIAEVFAKAGYAVVLAARSAEKAQTAKARIGKSLSRSVDKGRMTAEAAARTLELITPTGTYDDFADVDLAVEAVAEDLEVKRQLFGTLDKVCKPGAVLATTTSSLPVVACARATSRPQDVIGMHFFNPAPAMKLVEVVRTVLTADDVHATVHEVCAKVRKHAVDCGDRAGFIVNALLFPYLNNAVKMVQEHYATLDDIDAAMKLGGGYPMGPFELLDVVGLDVSLAIEKVLHREFRDPGLAPAPLLEHLVAAGCLGRKTGRGFREHARR